In the Pristiophorus japonicus isolate sPriJap1 chromosome 5, sPriJap1.hap1, whole genome shotgun sequence genome, one interval contains:
- the alg2 gene encoding alpha-1,3/1,6-mannosyltransferase ALG2 produces the protein MVKVVFLHPDLGIGGAERLVLDAAAALRRRGCQVQIWTAHHDPARCFAESREPGLGVRSVGGWLPRAVLGRGLALCAYLRMLYVACYLVFLSGEEFDVVFCDQVSACIPVFKLCRRAKRVLFYCHFPDQLLTHRLTAVKRLYRLPIDWLEEYTTGLADLVVVNSKFTAGVFKRTFKSLSHLEPDVLYPSLNFTAFDSEPAGGSDSVPPGKKFVFLSINRFERKKNLPLALEALHDLRGRLACADWEQVHLVMAGGYDERVVENVEHYRELEEMASRLQLSDTVTFVRSFTDQQKISLLRRSGCVLYTPSNEHFGIVPLEAMYTRCPVIAVNSGGPLESVVDRVTGFLRQPSPDSFGEAMETIVRNPDLRAKMGDAGRSRVLRTFSTDAFEEQLYQYICKLTQ, from the coding sequence ATGGTGAAGGTGGTGTTCCTACACCCGGATTTGGGGATCGGCGGCGCCGAGCGGCTGGTGTTGGACGCGGCGGCAGCGCTGCGCAGGCGCGGTTGCCAGGTGCAGATCTGGACAGCTCACCACGACCCCGCGCGCTGCTTCGCCGAGAGCCGCGAGCCGGGCCTGGGCGTGCGCAGTGTGGGCGGCTGGCTGCCGCGCGCCGTGCTGGGCCGCGGCCTGGCCTTGTGCGCCTACCTGCGCATGTTGTACGTCGCCTGCTACCTGGTCTTCCTCAGCGGCGAGGAGTTCGACGTGGTGTTCTGCGACCAGGTCTCGGCCTGCATCCCCGTGTTCAAGTTGTGCCGCAGAGCCAAGCGGGTGCTGTTCTACTGCCACTTCCCCGACCAGCTGCTCACCCACAGGCTGACGGCCGTCAAGCGGCTGTACCGGCTGCCCATTGACTGGCTGGAGGAGTACACGACCGGCCTGGCCGATCTGGTCGTGGTCAACAGCAAGTTCACGGCCGGCGTCTTCAAGCGGACTTTCAAGTCCTTGTCCCACCTGGAGCCTGATGTTCTTTATCCGTCTCTCAACTTCACCGCCTTCGACAGCGAGCCCGCGGGCGGCAGTGACTCGGTCCCGCCCGGCAAGAAGTTTGTCTTTCTGTCCATCAACCGATTCGAGAGGAAGAAGAATCTGCCCCTGGCGCTGGAGGCTTTGCACGACCTCCGCGGCCGGCTGGCCTGTGCGGACTGGGAGCAGGTCCACCTGGTCATGGCCGGAGGCTACGACGAAAGGGTGGTGGAGAATGTCGAGCATTACAGGGAGCTGGAGGAGATGGCGAGCCGACTGCAGCTGTCCGACACCGTGACTTTTGTCAGGTCATTCACGGACCAGCAGAAGATTTCCCTGCTCCGCCGGAGTGGCTGCGTGTTGTACACACCGAGCAACGAACACTTCGGGATCGTGCCCTTGGAGGCCATGTACACCCGTTGTCCGGTCATCGCCGTGAATTCAGGCGGACCTCTCGAGTCCGTGGTCGACCGAGTCACCGGGTTTCTTAGGCAGCCGTCGCCAGACTCTTTCGGTGAAGCCATGGAGACAATTGTCAGGAATCCCGATTTACGGGCAAAAATGGGAGACGCTGGAAGAAGTCGAGTTCTTCGAACATTTTCTACAGATGCCTTTGAAGAACAGTTATATCAGTATATATGCAAATTAACACAATGA